The Nicotiana tabacum cultivar K326 chromosome 14, ASM71507v2, whole genome shotgun sequence genome contains a region encoding:
- the LOC142169090 gene encoding putative mitochondrial protein AtMg01250: MRFAERFIGWVFGIISNNWYPVLINGQPFDFFKSTRGVKQGDPLSPTLFILAAEALSRGLNALHLNLYFCGFVLPNSSPNINHLTYADDTIIFSSSDTTSLRLIMEFLAKYEATSG; this comes from the coding sequence atgagaTTTGCTGAGAGATTCATTGGCTGGGTGTTTGGGATCATATCTAACAACTGGTATCCAGTGCTTATTAATGGGCAACCATTTGATTTTTTCAAGTCGACAAGAGGTGTTAAGCAGGGAGATCCACTATCTCCTACACTCTTCATTCTAGCAGCAGAAGCTCTTTCAAGGGGATTGAATGCTCTACATTTGAATCTCTATTTTTGTGGATTTGTTTTACCAAATTCGAGTCCTAATATCAACCATTTGACGTATGCAGATGACACTATCATATTCTCCTCTTCAGATACAACTTCACTAAGATTAATCATGGAATTTTTGGCAAAATATGAAGCAACTTCCGGGTAG